In Dehalococcoidia bacterium, a genomic segment contains:
- a CDS encoding ABC transporter ATP-binding protein yields MGEEAVVIVQGLRKRYGDIVAVDGVSFTVERGETFGIVGPNGAGKTTTLEIIEGLRQPDDGHVRVLGLDPQRQAAEVKQRIGVQLQASAYFDFLTLREILDLFGSFYRRRLPSLALLEMVGLQERSGALLKQLSGGQQQRFSLAAALVNDPEVVFLDEPTTGLDPQARRSLWELVRGMRSQGRTVILTTHYMEEAQALCDRVAIMDAGRIVALDSPDALVSRLEAPFHIRLHLDGPVDPRVLAVAGVAEVTCLGNGQDGLYRLQVRSVAESLPMVLARLQELEVGLVDLAVERATLEDVFLALTGKELRD; encoded by the coding sequence ATGGGCGAGGAAGCTGTCGTCATAGTCCAGGGCCTCCGCAAGCGCTACGGCGACATAGTGGCCGTGGACGGCGTCAGCTTCACCGTGGAGCGGGGCGAGACCTTCGGCATCGTCGGCCCCAACGGCGCTGGCAAGACCACCACCCTGGAGATCATCGAAGGGCTTCGGCAGCCCGACGACGGCCACGTTCGGGTGCTGGGCCTGGATCCCCAACGCCAGGCAGCCGAGGTCAAGCAGCGCATCGGTGTCCAGCTCCAGGCCTCTGCCTACTTCGACTTTCTCACCCTCAGGGAGATCCTCGACCTGTTCGGCAGCTTTTACCGCCGTCGTCTGCCCTCCCTGGCGCTGCTGGAGATGGTGGGCCTCCAGGAGCGGTCCGGCGCGCTGCTGAAGCAGCTCTCGGGTGGACAGCAGCAGCGCTTTTCGCTGGCGGCGGCCCTGGTCAACGATCCCGAGGTGGTCTTTCTCGACGAGCCCACCACCGGCCTGGACCCCCAGGCGAGGCGCTCTCTGTGGGAGCTGGTGCGAGGGATGCGCTCCCAGGGCCGCACTGTCATCCTGACCACCCATTACATGGAGGAGGCGCAGGCACTGTGCGACAGGGTGGCCATTATGGACGCGGGGCGTATCGTTGCCCTGGACAGCCCCGATGCGCTGGTCTCGCGCCTGGAGGCCCCCTTCCACATCCGACTGCACCTGGACGGGCCGGTGGACCCCCGTGTCCTGGCTGTGGCGGGGGTAGCTGAGGTCACCTGCCTCGGCAACGGGCAGGACGGCCTCTATCGCCTCCAGGTCAGGAGCGTGGCCGAATCGCTGCCCATGGTGCTGGCCCGGTTGCAGGAGCTGGAAGTGGGATTGGTGGATTTGGCTGTGGAGAGGGCCACCCTGGAGGACGTCTTCCTGGCCCTGACGGGCAAAGAGCTGAGGGACTGA
- a CDS encoding FAD-dependent oxidoreductase: protein MAPRSTVVIVGANLAGGRAAEALRKEGFDGRIFLVGEEPHPPYERPPLSKEYLRGEMPREELFVQPESFWAEQEIELLMGVRAVSLDLAHKRVELSSGERLSFDKLLLATGGRVRRLEVPGADLEGIHYLRTVDDSEALARELRPGRRLAIVGAGFIGSEVAASAREKGLEVTMIEVLPLPLQKALGPEVGRIYADIHRQHGVELVLGEGVERFEGDSRLQAVVTSTGRRIECDLALVGVGIVPATELAEAAGLAVDNGIVVNEFCQTSHPDVYAAGDVANFYSPVLGRRLRVEHWHNAQNQGVAAARSMLRGEPYAEVPWFWSDQYDLNMQYVGFADAWDRVVFRGDVEARRFTAFYLRQGRLEAALAINRPRDIRAARELIQARAVLDPERLADESQDLRSLLPQG from the coding sequence ATGGCCCCGCGTTCTACCGTGGTCATCGTCGGAGCCAACCTGGCCGGAGGGCGGGCGGCTGAGGCCCTGCGCAAGGAGGGCTTCGACGGCCGCATCTTCCTGGTGGGTGAGGAGCCGCACCCGCCTTATGAGAGGCCGCCCCTCTCCAAGGAGTACCTGCGAGGGGAGATGCCCCGCGAGGAGCTGTTCGTCCAGCCCGAATCCTTCTGGGCCGAGCAGGAGATCGAGCTGCTCATGGGCGTGCGGGCGGTCTCCCTAGACCTGGCCCACAAGCGGGTGGAGCTGTCCAGCGGCGAGCGCCTATCCTTCGACAAGCTGTTGCTGGCCACGGGCGGGCGTGTGCGGAGGCTAGAGGTCCCCGGCGCCGACCTGGAGGGCATCCACTATCTGCGCACTGTGGACGACAGCGAGGCCCTGGCGAGGGAGCTGCGTCCCGGCCGCCGCCTGGCCATTGTGGGAGCCGGCTTCATAGGCTCGGAGGTGGCTGCCTCGGCCCGCGAGAAGGGGCTGGAAGTGACCATGATCGAGGTGCTGCCGCTGCCCTTGCAGAAGGCCCTGGGGCCGGAGGTGGGCCGTATCTACGCCGACATCCACCGTCAGCACGGCGTGGAGCTGGTGCTGGGCGAAGGGGTAGAACGATTCGAGGGCGATTCGCGACTGCAGGCGGTCGTGACCTCTACCGGACGGCGCATCGAGTGCGACCTGGCCTTGGTGGGCGTGGGCATCGTCCCCGCCACGGAGCTGGCAGAGGCGGCGGGCCTGGCGGTCGACAACGGTATCGTGGTGAACGAGTTCTGCCAGACCTCTCACCCGGACGTCTATGCCGCCGGCGACGTGGCCAACTTCTACAGCCCCGTCCTGGGACGCCGCCTGCGGGTCGAGCACTGGCACAATGCCCAGAACCAGGGCGTGGCCGCGGCCCGAAGCATGCTGCGAGGCGAGCCTTATGCCGAGGTGCCCTGGTTCTGGTCCGACCAGTACGACCTGAACATGCAGTACGTAGGCTTTGCCGATGCCTGGGACAGGGTGGTCTTCCGCGGCGATGTGGAGGCGCGTCGCTTCACCGCCTTCTACCTGCGGCAGGGGCGGCTGGAGGCGGCCCTAGCCATCAACCGGCCGCGAGACATCCGCGCCGCGCGGGAGCTGATACAGGCGCGAGCTGTGCTGGACCCGGAGCGGCTGGCCGACGAGTCTCAGGACCTCCGCTCCCTTTTGCCCCAGGGCTAG
- a CDS encoding aldo/keto reductase, translating into MKYRRLGRTELMLSEVGFGVWSVATTWWGVTDHDLGRRLLRQAFDLGINFYDTADVYGNGLGETMLAEALADVPRDRVVIATKFGYDFYNHARERSGHRELPQDFSLAFVRRALEESLRRLRTDYVDLYQLHNPRLWAIERDDLFQLLEDLQREGKVRYIGVALGPDIGWEEEGIASMRQRRVHSLQIIYSILEQQPARRFFPVAHETETGLLARVPHASGLLDGTYTPGMTFPESDHRSHRKREWLERSLRRVEKIGFVHGPDTGRTIAQAAIQFCLSEPAIASVLPNITNERELQEFATAPETPPLTAEEVARLHDLFDHDFYLEPEEARA; encoded by the coding sequence ATGAAGTACCGCAGGTTGGGCAGGACCGAGCTGATGCTGTCGGAGGTGGGCTTCGGCGTCTGGTCGGTGGCCACCACGTGGTGGGGCGTCACCGACCACGATCTGGGCAGACGCCTGTTGCGCCAGGCCTTCGACCTGGGCATCAACTTCTACGACACGGCCGACGTCTACGGCAACGGCCTGGGCGAGACTATGCTGGCGGAGGCCCTGGCCGATGTCCCTCGAGACCGCGTGGTCATCGCCACCAAGTTCGGCTACGACTTCTACAATCACGCCCGCGAGCGCAGCGGCCATAGAGAACTGCCCCAGGACTTCTCCCTCGCCTTCGTACGCCGCGCCCTGGAGGAGAGCCTGCGCCGCCTGCGCACCGACTACGTGGACCTTTACCAGCTCCATAACCCGCGCCTGTGGGCCATCGAGCGGGACGACCTGTTCCAGCTCCTGGAGGACCTCCAGCGGGAGGGAAAGGTGCGCTACATAGGGGTAGCACTGGGCCCCGACATCGGCTGGGAGGAGGAAGGCATCGCCTCCATGCGCCAGCGGCGAGTGCACAGCCTGCAGATCATCTACAGCATCCTGGAACAGCAGCCCGCCCGCCGCTTCTTCCCCGTGGCCCACGAGACCGAGACGGGGCTGCTGGCCCGGGTGCCCCACGCCTCGGGCCTTCTGGACGGGACCTACACCCCGGGCATGACCTTCCCCGAGAGCGACCACCGCAGCCACCGAAAGCGGGAATGGCTGGAGCGCTCCCTGCGCCGGGTGGAGAAGATCGGCTTCGTCCACGGCCCGGATACAGGTCGGACCATCGCCCAGGCGGCCATCCAGTTCTGTCTGTCGGAGCCGGCCATCGCCTCCGTACTGCCCAACATCACCAACGAGCGCGAGTTGCAGGAGTTCGCCACCGCCCCCGAGACGCCTCCCCTCACGGCCGAGGAGGTGGCGCGACTGCACGACCTGTTCGACCACGACTTCTACCTGGAGCCGGAGGAGGCGCGCGCCTGA
- a CDS encoding cytochrome P450, whose product MLEPFNPFRPQVVADPYPYYRRYREEEPVHFSEALDAWVLTRYRDVEAALNDDRFSANRRLARNRFAQLMVQQEMQRMGPVGQVTTMLGADPPEHTRLRRLVSKAFTARAVESLRPRIQALVDELLDEAEQKGDFDLVADLAFPLPVIVIAEMLGVPPEDRHLFKRWSDDVAASLGILTAPDVAERARQSILEMTEYFRQAVAERRRRPREDLISGLVAAEEQGQALSEEEVLATLVLLLVAGNETTTNLIGNGMLSLFRHPDQWERLCQQPELVRPAVEELLRYESPAQATTRVALAEIEIDGHRIQPYQLVMCVIGAANRDPGVFPEPDRLDIGREPNPHLAFGDGIHFCLGAPLARAEAQTAFAALARRFPHIRPLSSEPEWGPNYILRGLKRLPVSVR is encoded by the coding sequence ATGCTGGAGCCGTTCAATCCCTTCCGTCCCCAGGTGGTGGCCGATCCTTATCCCTATTACCGCCGCTACCGTGAGGAGGAGCCAGTCCACTTCAGCGAGGCGCTGGACGCCTGGGTCCTGACCCGCTATCGGGACGTGGAGGCTGCCCTCAACGACGACCGTTTTTCGGCCAACCGTCGTCTGGCGCGCAATCGCTTCGCCCAGCTGATGGTCCAGCAGGAGATGCAACGCATGGGCCCCGTCGGGCAGGTAACCACCATGCTGGGGGCCGATCCGCCCGAGCACACTCGCCTGCGCCGCCTGGTGAGCAAGGCCTTCACCGCCAGGGCCGTCGAGAGCCTGCGCCCCCGCATTCAGGCCCTGGTGGACGAGTTGCTGGACGAGGCGGAGCAGAAGGGGGATTTCGACCTGGTGGCCGACCTGGCCTTCCCCCTGCCCGTCATCGTCATTGCCGAGATGCTAGGGGTGCCGCCGGAGGACAGGCACCTCTTCAAGCGCTGGTCCGATGACGTGGCTGCCAGCCTCGGCATCCTCACCGCCCCCGATGTAGCCGAGCGCGCCCGTCAGAGCATCCTGGAGATGACCGAATACTTCCGCCAGGCGGTGGCCGAGCGGCGCCGCCGGCCTCGCGAGGACCTCATCAGCGGCCTGGTGGCAGCCGAAGAACAGGGGCAGGCCCTATCGGAGGAGGAGGTGCTGGCCACCCTGGTCCTGCTGCTGGTGGCCGGCAACGAGACCACCACTAACCTCATCGGTAACGGCATGCTGTCCCTCTTCCGCCATCCCGACCAGTGGGAACGCCTCTGCCAGCAGCCGGAGCTGGTGCGCCCGGCAGTGGAGGAGCTCCTGCGATACGAAAGCCCCGCCCAGGCCACCACCCGCGTCGCCCTGGCGGAGATAGAGATAGACGGGCACCGTATCCAGCCCTACCAGCTCGTCATGTGCGTGATCGGGGCTGCCAACCGAGACCCGGGGGTCTTCCCCGAGCCCGATCGGCTGGACATCGGCCGCGAGCCCAACCCTCACCTGGCCTTCGGCGACGGCATCCACTTCTGCCTGGGGGCACCCCTCGCTCGAGCCGAGGCGCAGACGGCCTTTGCCGCCCTGGCGCGCCGTTTCCCCCACATACGCCCCCTCAGCTCCGAACCCGAGTGGGGTCCTAACTACATCCTGCGCGGCCTCAAACGCCTGCCCGTGTCGGTGCGCTAG
- a CDS encoding N-acetylmuramoyl-L-alanine amidase: MRPKTAALLCLLLGMSLVLACSSADPLPQPSALPPSHDEEQQNFSEEGAAEEVAPAVAAATANADHTAVFLDKRICLDPGHDPSSPGAAARDASGRVIFDEHVLTLEVAYRLKPLLEAEGFAVCVTRTPEGTPVARPRDENGNGRLEGWERAQAKIDYINAFGAQILVSIHFNGISDSSVRGSEVYYSDTGPHMADNRLLAQALLDSLVAAIRSTGYQVVDRGIKSDNYKPYGRLWILGHNDQLARRALWRAGALVEVVFLTNPGDVSFLQRPDALDVVARGLRDGIARYWTQAHSSPDQARQPQFSR, encoded by the coding sequence ATGCGCCCGAAGACCGCGGCCTTGCTCTGCCTCCTGCTGGGGATGAGCCTGGTGCTGGCGTGCAGCTCCGCCGACCCCCTTCCCCAGCCCTCGGCCCTGCCCCCGAGCCACGACGAGGAGCAGCAAAACTTTTCAGAAGAAGGGGCCGCCGAAGAAGTGGCACCGGCCGTCGCCGCGGCGACGGCGAACGCTGACCACACGGCTGTCTTTCTCGACAAGAGAATCTGTCTCGATCCCGGCCACGACCCCAGCTCGCCGGGGGCTGCTGCCAGAGATGCCTCGGGCCGAGTCATCTTCGACGAGCACGTCCTGACCCTCGAGGTAGCCTACCGACTGAAGCCGCTGCTGGAGGCCGAGGGGTTCGCTGTCTGCGTCACCAGGACGCCCGAGGGTACCCCGGTGGCGCGGCCTCGTGACGAGAACGGCAACGGTCGCCTGGAGGGGTGGGAGCGGGCGCAGGCGAAGATAGACTACATCAACGCCTTCGGTGCCCAGATCCTGGTCTCCATCCATTTCAACGGCATCTCCGACTCGTCCGTCCGCGGCAGCGAAGTGTACTACTCCGACACCGGCCCCCATATGGCCGACAATCGGTTGCTGGCCCAGGCCCTTCTGGACTCGCTGGTGGCTGCCATTCGCTCCACTGGCTACCAGGTGGTGGACCGGGGGATCAAGAGCGACAACTACAAGCCTTACGGCCGCCTGTGGATACTCGGCCACAACGACCAACTGGCGCGCCGCGCGCTCTGGAGGGCGGGCGCCCTGGTGGAGGTGGTCTTCCTGACCAATCCGGGCGACGTGTCTTTTCTTCAGCGCCCCGACGCCCTGGACGTGGTGGCGCGGGGACTGCGCGACGGCATCGCGCGCTACTGGACGCAGGCCCACTCCTCCCCGGACCAGGCCCGCCAGCCCCAGTTCTCCCGCTAG
- a CDS encoding response regulator transcription factor has translation MTAPPLVLAVDDEPGILRLLKQELTEQGLRVITANNGEEALRLAEEQRPDLVLLDVMLPDMSGLEVIRRLRERSDAPIILLTARDTDSDKVRGLEMGADDYVVKPFSPDEVAARIRAVLRRTSGARLSGRRLMLAGGLEIDMDRRLVLRQGEVVPLTRTEWLLLQQLAAHAGRVLTNSELLSKVWGPEYRDDVQYLRVWVSRLRRKLGDNPAEPSIIRTMPGIGYMLEAEFVAYDRRPD, from the coding sequence ATGACCGCGCCACCGCTGGTGCTGGCCGTGGACGACGAGCCGGGCATACTGCGCCTGCTCAAGCAGGAGCTGACGGAGCAAGGACTGCGGGTCATCACTGCCAACAACGGGGAGGAGGCCCTGCGTCTGGCCGAAGAGCAACGGCCGGACCTGGTGCTTCTGGACGTGATGCTGCCCGACATGTCGGGCCTGGAGGTCATACGCCGTCTCCGAGAGCGCAGCGACGCCCCCATCATCCTGCTGACGGCCAGGGACACCGACAGCGACAAGGTGCGCGGACTGGAGATGGGTGCCGACGACTACGTGGTGAAGCCCTTCAGTCCCGACGAGGTCGCGGCGCGCATTCGCGCTGTCCTCCGCCGGACATCCGGCGCTCGTCTCTCGGGGCGACGGCTGATGCTGGCCGGCGGCCTAGAGATAGACATGGACAGGCGTCTGGTGCTGCGACAGGGAGAGGTGGTTCCCCTGACTCGCACCGAGTGGTTGCTGCTGCAGCAGCTGGCCGCCCATGCAGGCCGGGTCCTCACCAACAGCGAGCTGCTGAGCAAGGTCTGGGGCCCCGAATACCGCGACGATGTGCAGTATCTGCGGGTGTGGGTCTCGCGCTTGCGTCGCAAGCTGGGGGACAACCCGGCCGAGCCTTCCATCATTCGGACTATGCCGGGGATCGGCTACATGCTGGAGGCTGAGTTCGTAGCCTACGACCGGCGCCCCGACTAG